In Musa acuminata AAA Group cultivar baxijiao chromosome BXJ2-3, Cavendish_Baxijiao_AAA, whole genome shotgun sequence, the following proteins share a genomic window:
- the LOC135606607 gene encoding mitogen-activated protein kinase kinase kinase 18-like — translation MVNRQWRRGQTIGRGSTATVSLAAASPSGHLFAVKSAELSLSAHLQREQAILSSLHHPNIVSCLGFDVAAEAPCAPLSYNLFLEYAPLGSLSDCMMKHGGRLEEAAIRSYTGGMLRGLAYLHAKSFAHCDVKSQNVLIWPDGRAKIADLGCARSIAGDGDAGRPIAGTPMFMAPEVARGEEQGAPADVWALGCTVIEMATGRPPWPDVVDPVAALHRIGFTCDVPKRPTWLSDEAKDFLDKCLRRDARERWPAEQLLEHPFVAKPSTTSCLSESALDQEWISPKSTLEQVLWDSVADEEEEDEEMEAEERIQQLATSGFPTANWAQDDDWITVRISEEESTAVPVDGDEDNVGFGVNAHHSNAVATAEERELCTPVRYVDNEMCSLII, via the coding sequence ATGGTCAATAGACAGTGGCGTCGCGGCCAGACCATCGGCCGCGGCTCGACCGCTACCGTCTCCCTTGCCGCCGCCTCCCCCTCAGGCCACCTCTTCGCCGTGAAGTCGGCCGAGCTCTCTCTCTCCGCCCACCTGCAAAGAGAGCAAGCCATCCTCTCCTCCCTCCACCACCCGAACATCGTGTCCTGCCTCGGCTTCGACGTCGCTGCCGAAGCCCCCTGCGCGCCGCTTTCCTACAACCTCTTCTTGGAGTACGCCCCCCTTGGTTCGCTCTCCGATTGCATGATGAAGCACGGCGGCCGCTTAGAAGAGGCTGCGATCCGTTCCTATACGGGCGGCATGCTCCGCGGCCTCGCTTACCTCCACGCGAAGTCCTTCGCGCATTGCGACGTCAAGAGCCAAAACGTCCTGATATGGCCGGACGGGCGCGCCAAGATAGCGGATCTCGGGTGCGCGCGCTCGATTGCCGGGGACGGCGATGCGGGGCGGCCGATCGCGGGCACGCCGATGTTCATGGCGCCGGAGGTGGCGCGAGGAGAGGAGCAGGGCGCGCCGGCCGACGTGTGGGCGCTCGGGTGCACCGTCATCGAAATGGCCACGGGGAGACCGCCGTGGCCTGATGTCGTCGATCCGGTCGCCGCTCTGCACCGTATCGGCTTCACATGTGACGTCCCGAAGCGCCCCACCTGGTTGTCGGACGAGGCCAAGGACTTCTTGGACAAGTGTTTGAGGAGGGACGCGAGAGAGCGGTGGCCGGCGGAGCAGTTACTGGAGCACCCGTTCGTGGCGAAGCCGAGTACAACTAGCTGCTTATCTGAGAGTGCTCTCGACCAGGAATGGATTTCCCCAAAGAGCACACTGGAGCAGGTCTTATGGGACTCTGTggcagacgaagaagaagaagacgaagagatGGAGGCGGAGGAGAGGATTCAGCAACTGGCCACGTCCGGCTTTCCGACCGCCAACTGGGCACAGGATGACGATTGGATCACAGTAAGGATCAGCGAGGAGGAATCTACTGCTGTTCCAGTAGATGGTGATGAAGACAACGTTGGATTTGGTGTTAATGCTCATCACAGTAATGCTGTAGCGACGGCAGAGGAGAGAGAATTATGTACACCTGTTAGATATGTTGATAATGAAATGTGTTCTTTGATTATTTGA
- the LOC103979953 gene encoding zinc finger BED domain-containing protein RICESLEEPER 1 isoform X2, with amino-acid sequence MDANESNAIAVHNPRARKLRSLVWNDFTKERKADGSYVAVCNHCKKQLTASSRSGTTHLKNHLVICTSTKRIKRKKLVVRRLVLTSSDAKSEGVLSSDHSQFDQEASRQDLARMVILHGYPFNIVHHVGFRTFVRNLQPLFKLVSADVVKADCMKMYENERLRLHEVLDRLHSRVSLNVDVWRSNEDVEYACVSCHYVDNDWRLKKKILNFAHVGCPEKEQEISKIILEKLQEWNIDGKLCSIVLDNCRTSDLVASELLGSLRMKGFLISNGDLFYARSCGHLLNLVVQKGLELACEIIDRVRACVQNVKSSQDRLARFQKDAEQMGIPQKPLVLDAPASWPSTYFMLETACQYQEAFKNLAENDVENTCFLSPKDWSDVRAIVGCLQVLYNDAMVKFSAAGVPTSNLFFRDMCGIHLLLKSWCSSPQPFVASMAKEMLEKFEQYWDLTRMSMAIASVLDPRYKMKPVEYFFNRIYDDASEAKTKIDNVRDSFVNLYNEYIGQSANSSKNQASYGGNSSSYDGADHGTGAECKSSRVTLSDTQRGLDQYLKETSSGHPARSDLDMYLEEAVHPSKSLDDNFDILAWWKYNAAKYPALSMMARDILAIPISVVPLDSEARSLNHYLSATDAVIVECLICAQDWIGDETEVNTLALVSSAASFEGHGDEYLLPADGD; translated from the exons ATGGACGCCAATGAAAGCAACGCGATTGCCGTTCACAATCCGAGAGCCCGGAAGTTGCGATCATTGGTCTGGAATGATTTCACTAAGGAGCGCAAGGCCGATGGGAGCTACGTCGCCGTATGCAACCACTGCAAGAAGCAGCTCACGGCGAGCAGCCGGAGTGGGACGACGCATCTGAAGAACCACCTGGTGATTTGCACATCTACCAAGCGGATCAAGCGCAAGAAGCTGGTCGTCCGCCGGCTCGTCCTCACGTCGAGCGACGCCAAGAGTGAGGGTGTTCTGAGTTCCGATCACTCCCAGTTTGATCAGGAGGCAAGCCGGCAAGATCTCGCCCGCATGGTCATTCTGCATGGGTATCCGTTCAACATCGTCCATCATGTCGGCTTCAGGACATTTGTTAGGAATCTTCAGCCACTCTTTAAATTGGTGTCCGCCGATGTCGTGAAGGCAGATTGCATGAAGATGTACGAGAATGAGAGGCTGAGGTTGCATGAAGTACTAGACAGGCTACATTCTCGGGTCAGCCTCAATGTCGATGTGTGGAGGTCGAATGAGGATGTAGAGTATGCTTGTGTGTCGTGCCACTATGTTGATAATGATTGGAGGCTTAAGAAGAAGATCCTTAACTTTGCTCATGTCGGATGTCCAGAGAAGGAACAAGAAATCAGTAAAATTATATTGGAGAAGTTGCAGGAGTGGAATATCGATGGGAAGCTATGTAGCATAGTTCTCGACAATTGTAGAACCAGTGATTTGGTGGCAAGTGAGCTTCTTGGATCCCTTCGTATGAAGGGTTTCCTTATTTCAAATGGTGATCTATTCTATGCCCGATCTTGTGGTCATTTGCTGAATCTTGTTGTCCAGAAAGGCCTCGAATTGGCTTGTGAAATCATTGATAGAGTCCGTGCTTGCGTGCAAAATGTAAAATCCTCACAAGACAGGCTAGCAAGATTTCAGAAAGATGCCGAGCAAATGGGCATCCCACAAAAGCCATTAGTTCTTGATGCTCCAGCTAGTTGGCCATCAACATACTTCATGCTTGAAACTGCATGTCAATATCAAGAGGCTTTTAAGAACTTAGCAGAGAATGATGTGGAAAACACATGCTTTCTTTCACCGAAGGATTGGAGTGATGTTAGAGCTATTGTTGGGTGTCTACAAGTGCTTTACAATGATGCTATGGTCAAGTTTTCTGCTGCAGGAGTCCCAACTTCCAATCTATTTTTTAGAGATATGTGTGGTATTCATTTGCTATTGAAGTCCTGGTGCAGTAGCCCGCAGCCTTTTGTTGCATCAATGGCCAAAGAGATGCTTGAGAAATTTGAACAGTATTGGGATTTAACTAGAATGTCAATGGCAATCGCTTCTGTTTTAGATCCTCGATATAAGATGAAGCCAGTTGAATACTTCTTCAATCGAATTTATGATGATGCATCTGAAGCCAAGACAAAGATCGATAATGTTCGTGACAGCTTTGTAAATCTGTACAATGAATATATAGGCCAGTCTGCTAATTCTTCAAAAAACCAAGCCTCCTATGGTGGAAATAGTAGTAGCTATGACGGTGCTGACCATGGGACTGGTGCAGAATGTAAATCTTCTCGTGTCACACTATCTGACACACAACGTGGGTTGGATCAGTATCTTAAAGAGACGTCATCAGGTCATCCAGCAAGATCTGATCTGGATATGTACTTGGAGGAAGCTGTTCATCCCTCAAAAAGTCTTGATGACAATTTTGATATCTTAGCTTGGTGGAAATATAATGCTGCCAAATATCCTGCTCTTTCTATGATGGCTCGTGATATTTTAGCAATTCCTATTTCAGTAGTTCCGTTAGACAGTGAAGCGAGATCATTAAATCACTATTTAAGTGCGACCGATGCAGTGATTGTAGAATGCTTGATATGTGCACAAGATTGGATAGGAGATGAAACAGAGG TGAACACCCTTGCACTTGTTTCTTCGGCTGCTAGCTTTGAGGGCCATGGTGATGAGTACTTGTTACCTGCTGATGGTGATTAG
- the LOC103979953 gene encoding zinc finger BED domain-containing protein RICESLEEPER 1 isoform X1, whose protein sequence is MDANESNAIAVHNPRARKLRSLVWNDFTKERKADGSYVAVCNHCKKQLTASSRSGTTHLKNHLVICTSTKRIKRKKLVVRRLVLTSSDAKSEGVLSSDHSQFDQEASRQDLARMVILHGYPFNIVHHVGFRTFVRNLQPLFKLVSADVVKADCMKMYENERLRLHEVLDRLHSRVSLNVDVWRSNEDVEYACVSCHYVDNDWRLKKKILNFAHVGCPEKEQEISKIILEKLQEWNIDGKLCSIVLDNCRTSDLVASELLGSLRMKGFLISNGDLFYARSCGHLLNLVVQKGLELACEIIDRVRACVQNVKSSQDRLARFQKDAEQMGIPQKPLVLDAPASWPSTYFMLETACQYQEAFKNLAENDVENTCFLSPKDWSDVRAIVGCLQVLYNDAMVKFSAAGVPTSNLFFRDMCGIHLLLKSWCSSPQPFVASMAKEMLEKFEQYWDLTRMSMAIASVLDPRYKMKPVEYFFNRIYDDASEAKTKIDNVRDSFVNLYNEYIGQSANSSKNQASYGGNSSSYDGADHGTGAECKSSRVTLSDTQRGLDQYLKETSSGHPARSDLDMYLEEAVHPSKSLDDNFDILAWWKYNAAKYPALSMMARDILAIPISVVPLDSEARSLNHYLSATDAVIVECLICAQDWIGDETEVSPVNTLALVSSAASFEGHGDEYLLPADGD, encoded by the exons ATGGACGCCAATGAAAGCAACGCGATTGCCGTTCACAATCCGAGAGCCCGGAAGTTGCGATCATTGGTCTGGAATGATTTCACTAAGGAGCGCAAGGCCGATGGGAGCTACGTCGCCGTATGCAACCACTGCAAGAAGCAGCTCACGGCGAGCAGCCGGAGTGGGACGACGCATCTGAAGAACCACCTGGTGATTTGCACATCTACCAAGCGGATCAAGCGCAAGAAGCTGGTCGTCCGCCGGCTCGTCCTCACGTCGAGCGACGCCAAGAGTGAGGGTGTTCTGAGTTCCGATCACTCCCAGTTTGATCAGGAGGCAAGCCGGCAAGATCTCGCCCGCATGGTCATTCTGCATGGGTATCCGTTCAACATCGTCCATCATGTCGGCTTCAGGACATTTGTTAGGAATCTTCAGCCACTCTTTAAATTGGTGTCCGCCGATGTCGTGAAGGCAGATTGCATGAAGATGTACGAGAATGAGAGGCTGAGGTTGCATGAAGTACTAGACAGGCTACATTCTCGGGTCAGCCTCAATGTCGATGTGTGGAGGTCGAATGAGGATGTAGAGTATGCTTGTGTGTCGTGCCACTATGTTGATAATGATTGGAGGCTTAAGAAGAAGATCCTTAACTTTGCTCATGTCGGATGTCCAGAGAAGGAACAAGAAATCAGTAAAATTATATTGGAGAAGTTGCAGGAGTGGAATATCGATGGGAAGCTATGTAGCATAGTTCTCGACAATTGTAGAACCAGTGATTTGGTGGCAAGTGAGCTTCTTGGATCCCTTCGTATGAAGGGTTTCCTTATTTCAAATGGTGATCTATTCTATGCCCGATCTTGTGGTCATTTGCTGAATCTTGTTGTCCAGAAAGGCCTCGAATTGGCTTGTGAAATCATTGATAGAGTCCGTGCTTGCGTGCAAAATGTAAAATCCTCACAAGACAGGCTAGCAAGATTTCAGAAAGATGCCGAGCAAATGGGCATCCCACAAAAGCCATTAGTTCTTGATGCTCCAGCTAGTTGGCCATCAACATACTTCATGCTTGAAACTGCATGTCAATATCAAGAGGCTTTTAAGAACTTAGCAGAGAATGATGTGGAAAACACATGCTTTCTTTCACCGAAGGATTGGAGTGATGTTAGAGCTATTGTTGGGTGTCTACAAGTGCTTTACAATGATGCTATGGTCAAGTTTTCTGCTGCAGGAGTCCCAACTTCCAATCTATTTTTTAGAGATATGTGTGGTATTCATTTGCTATTGAAGTCCTGGTGCAGTAGCCCGCAGCCTTTTGTTGCATCAATGGCCAAAGAGATGCTTGAGAAATTTGAACAGTATTGGGATTTAACTAGAATGTCAATGGCAATCGCTTCTGTTTTAGATCCTCGATATAAGATGAAGCCAGTTGAATACTTCTTCAATCGAATTTATGATGATGCATCTGAAGCCAAGACAAAGATCGATAATGTTCGTGACAGCTTTGTAAATCTGTACAATGAATATATAGGCCAGTCTGCTAATTCTTCAAAAAACCAAGCCTCCTATGGTGGAAATAGTAGTAGCTATGACGGTGCTGACCATGGGACTGGTGCAGAATGTAAATCTTCTCGTGTCACACTATCTGACACACAACGTGGGTTGGATCAGTATCTTAAAGAGACGTCATCAGGTCATCCAGCAAGATCTGATCTGGATATGTACTTGGAGGAAGCTGTTCATCCCTCAAAAAGTCTTGATGACAATTTTGATATCTTAGCTTGGTGGAAATATAATGCTGCCAAATATCCTGCTCTTTCTATGATGGCTCGTGATATTTTAGCAATTCCTATTTCAGTAGTTCCGTTAGACAGTGAAGCGAGATCATTAAATCACTATTTAAGTGCGACCGATGCAGTGATTGTAGAATGCTTGATATGTGCACAAGATTGGATAGGAGATGAAACAGAGG TGTCGCCAGTGAACACCCTTGCACTTGTTTCTTCGGCTGCTAGCTTTGAGGGCCATGGTGATGAGTACTTGTTACCTGCTGATGGTGATTAG
- the LOC135608415 gene encoding pentatricopeptide repeat-containing protein At4g04370-like: MKLCGDGGATFHSLLADYRSLLARGLPPPAHTFPPLLRACAASSSVLLPLGLALHLHALLLGHFPADPFVCSSLLHLYSSSGSLPFARRVFDDSPLKSSVVPWSALIAAYSRAGRPGIAFSLLHDMRQSDVRPNSVTFLSLLPLDLVPLQCLHASVVRHGFESDLVLANSLVSAYGRCSVALARWLFDSMPLRDVISWNSLLSGYSRIGCVREAFDLFAEMRSDGIHADHPTYASLLSSVVNSSDGGGREGLVRLGKLAHAALLTSGHELDAHVETALTGMYLKFGVYGDAFLLFERSSDRRDVVSWTAMISGLVQSGAADKALIVFHQMLRSGPAPAASTLASAFSACAQLGSSKLGASIHGHVFRQGLHLDIPAQNSLVSMYAKGGRLRQSLYVFQAMEDRDLVSWNSVISGCAQNGHLVEAFFLFGRMRVESQKPDTITVVALFQVCAAMGALHHGKLVHCFVIRHEIDPSIALDTSLVDMYAKCGDLRAALRCFASMPEQDLVSWGAIIAGYGSHGMGELALRVYKDFRNRGMEPNDVIFLAVLSACSHAGLVSEGLRILKSMTEQFSLKPSLEHWGCVIDLLCRAGRLEEALGFANTMTPRPNADILGMLLDACRTKGLVSLAEAVANQIAALRPDSANSYVQLAHSYAAMRRWDGVGEAWVQMRERGLKKAPAWSFVELNGIITTFFTEHQTHSQQDEILFLLKMLNGEMREISGSSAYRRWESSMLDFGGDSGEIGDGCWSAVA; encoded by the coding sequence ATGAAACTTTGCGGCGACGGAGGCGCCACCTTCCACTCCCTCCTCGCCGACTACCGTTCTCTGCTCGCCCGCGGTCTGCCCCCTCCCGCGCACACCTTCCCTCCCCTCCTCCGCGCCTGTGCCGCCTCCTCGTCCGTCTTACTCCCCCTCGGCCTCGCCCTCCACCTCCACGCCCTCCTCCTCGGCCACTTCCCCGCCGACCCCTTCGTCTGCTCCTCACTCCTCCACCTGTACTCCTCCTCCGGCTCCCTCCCCTTCGCCCGCCGCGTCTTCGACGACAGCCCACTCAAGTCTTCCGTCGTCCCCTGGTCCGCCCTCATTGCCGCCTACTCCCGCGCCGGCCGGCCCGGAATCGCATTCTCTCTCCTCCATGACATGCGCCAGAGTGACGTCCGCCCCAACTCTGTCACCTTCCTCTCCCTGCTCCCGCTCGATCTCGTTCCCCTCCAATGCCTTCACGCCTCCGTCGTCCGCCACGGCTTCGAGTCCGACCTCGTCCTGGCCAACTCCTTGGTGAGCGCCTACGGGAGGTGCAGCGTCGCGCTGGCTCGGTGGCTGTTTGATTCAATGCCCCTTAGAGATGTCATCTCGTGGAACTCACTGCTTTCCGGTTACTCCAGGATCGGTTGCGTTCGGGAGGCGTTCGATTTGTTTGCCGAAATGAGAAGCGACGGAATTCACGCCGATCATCCAACGTACGCATCTCTGTTGTCCTCCGTCGTCAACAGCAgcgatggaggaggaagagaggggtTGGTTCGTTTAGGCAAGTTAGCCCATGCGGCACTGTTAACATCTGGGCATGAACTGGACGCCCACGTCGAGACCGCGCTCACCGGCATGTACTTGAAGTTTGGGGTCTATGGCGACGCGTTTCTGCTCTTCGAACGCTCGTCGGACCGGCGGGACGTCGTGTCGTGGACCGCCATGATCTCCGGCCTCGTCCAGAGTGGTGCAGCTGACAAGGCACTGATAGTTTTCCACCAGATGCTGCGGTCGGGACCGGCGCCCGCGGCTTCGACCTTAGCCAGTGCTTTCTCAGCCTGCGCGCAGTTGGGGTCGTCCAAACTCGGAGCTTCCATCCATGGTCATGTGTTCCGGCAAGGCTTGCACCTGGATATTCCTGCCCAGAATTCACTCGTCAGCATGTACGCAAAGGGCGGTCGTCTGAGGCAGAGCCTGTACGTGTTTCAGGCGATGGAGGATCGAGACCTCGTGTCGTGGAACTCGGTGATCTCGGGCTGTGCTCAGAACGGTCATCTGGTTGAGGCCTTCTTCCTTTTCGGCAGAATGAGGGTGGAGTCGCAGAAGCCTGATACGATAACTGTGGTTGCGCTCTTCCAGGTATGTGCCGCCATGGGCGCGCTTCACCATGGCAAGCTGGTTCACTGTTTTGTGATCAGACACGAGATAGATCCGTCCATCGCCCTCGATACATCTCTGGTCGACATGTACGCGAAGTGCGGCGATCTGAGAGCGGCTCTGAGATGCTTCGCGTCGATGCCAGAACAGGATCTCGTGTCGTGGGGTGCGATCATCGCTGGATACGGCAGCCATGGAATGGGAGAATTGGCTCTTCGAGTGTACAAGGATTTCCGCAACAGGGGAATGGAGCCGAACGATGTCATATTTCTAGCCGTGCTCTCGGCTTGCAGTCACGCAGGGCTTGTTTCCGAGGGCCTCAGGATTCTGAAGTCCATGACAGAGCAGTTCAGCTTGAAGCCCAGTCTCGAGCACTGGGGATGCGTCATCGATCTCCTGTGCAGGGCCGGAAGGTTGGAAGAAGCGCTGGGTTTCGCGAACACGATGACGCCGAGGCCCAATGCAGATATCTTGGGGATGCTTCTTGATGCTTGCAGGACGAAAGGATTGGTGTCATTAGCGGAGGCGGTGGCGAATCAGATAGCTGCGCTGAGGCCGGATTCTGCCAATAGCTACGTCCAACTGGCTCACAGCTACGCCGCGATGCGAAGGTGGGATGGCGTGGGAGAGGCGTGGGTGCAGATGAGAGAACGAGGGTTGAAGAAAGCACCGGCATGGAGTTTCGTGGAATTGAATGGGATCATCACCACATTTTTCACAGAGCATCAGACGCACTCTCAGCAGGATGAGATACTCTTTTTGCTGAAGATGCTCAACGGCGagatgagagaaatcagtggaagctcCGCGTATCGGCGGTGGGAGAGCAGTATGTTGGATTTTGGGGGCGATTCAGGTGAGATAGGTGACGGTTGCTGGTCTGCGGTTGCATGA
- the LOC135608417 gene encoding uncharacterized protein LOC135608417 produces the protein MVRKVERGCRSDMLTDLLLRVNGSNSLPFTVNGSNTIKGAWHTASAYHRLYKRRAVALYIRQRRSRGGDRAATPTLRRALLRFRSRNLRDMDDPELEAIRQRRMQELMAKHGIGNQQNGEPQKAQEEAKREAEEHRQLMLSQILSAQARERLARIALVKPDKARGVEDVLLRAAQMGQLTEKVSEEKLISLLEQINNQTSKQTKVTIQRRRSVLDDDD, from the exons ATGGTCAGGAAAGTGGAAAGAGGATGCAGATCCGATATGTTAACGGATCTACTATTAAGGGTTAATGGATCCAATTCTTTGCCGTTTACGGTTAATGGATCTAATACTATTAAGGGTGCGTGGCATACAGCTTCTGCTTACCACCGACTCTATAAAAGGAGAGCGGTAGCGTTATACATCCGCCAAAGGAGAAGCCGGGGCGGAGATCGAGCAGCGACTCCAACACTCCGACGAGCTCTGCTGAGATTCCGATCTCGAAACCTTCGCGACATG GATGACCCGGAGCTAGAAGCCATTAGGCAAAGAAGAATGCAAGAGTTGATGGCAAAACatggcatt GGTAATCAGCAAAATGGTGAGCCGCAGAAGGCACAAGAAGAGGCCAAAAG AGAAGCAGAAGAACATAGGCAACTGATGCTTAGTCAGATATTATCAGCTCAAGCAAGAGAAAGGC TTGCTCGTATTGCTTTGGTGAAACCTGATAAAGCAAGAGGCGTGGAGGATGTTCTTCTTAGAGCTGCTCAAATGGGACAGCTAACTGAAAAG GTATCGGAAGAGAAGCTTATTTCACTTCTGGAGCAGATCAACAACCAAACAAGCAAACAGACAAAAGTTACT ATCCAGCGACGCCGAAGTGTACTTGACGATGATGATTAG
- the LOC135608416 gene encoding two pore potassium channel c-like gives MSMDKLLSTKTPESIQNCSHELSDHRNSNSSHRFSYLTSFPCCRTIPTHAAPLLDTPVIKEPNEHSTKASRRSYSAPSIFTCIKESQALALDAEPTDSPTTRSPWIVRQAIVGAILYISVGIIVFMVRQGSFKGHRTFPLVDGLYFAIVSMCTIGYGDIVPHTSFTKLFTCAFILVGFGFVDVLLNGLLTYVLDKQEAVLLSAVDESRRNVIFRTYVMDMRKGRMRVRMKVGLALCVVICCVAVGTVMVHVLEGLAWLDSFYLSVTSVTTVGYGDYTFLTMKGRLFASVWLLVSTLAVAKAFLYLTELRIEKRNRRTAEWVLKRKMTAGDLMAADLDNNGSISKSEFVIYKLKEMGKISEKDIMLICNQFDELNAGKCGKITLSDLVQESPLTNPWKNS, from the exons ATGTCCATGGACAAGCTTTTGTCAACCAAGACACCGGAATCCATACAGAATTGCTCTCATGAGCTCTCAGATCATCGCAACAGCAACTCATCTCATCGCTTCAGCTATCTCACCAGTTTTCCATGCTGCAGAACCATACCCACTCATGCTGCTCCACTCCTTGACACACCAGTGATCAAGGAGCCCAATGAGCATTCCACTAAAGCCTCTCGCCGGTCCTACTCTGCTCCATCCATATTCACCTGCATCAAGGAAAGTCAAGCCCTGGCACTCGATGCCGAACCTACAGATTCTCCGACCACGCGTTCACCATGGATTGTGCGGCAAGCCATAGTTGGAGCAATCCTGTACATCTCGGTAGGGATCATCGTCTTCATGGTGAGGCAAGGGAGCTTCAAGGGGCACAGAACGTTTCCACTGGTCGACGGGCTATACTTCGCCATCGTGAGCATGTGCACAATCGGGTATGGCGACATAGTGCCTCACACCAGCTTCACCAAGCTCTTTACCTGTGCGTTCATTCTGGTGGGCTTCGGCTTCGTGGATGTCCTCCTCAATGGGTTGCTGACCTACGTGCTCGACAAGCAGGAGGCAGTGCTGCTCAGCGCCGTAGACGAGAGCCGTCGCAACGTGATCTTCAGGACGTATGTGATGGACATGAGGAAGGGGCGGATGAGGGTGCGGATGAAGGTGGGGTTGGCACTGTGTGTCGTTATCTGCTGTGTTGCGGTGGGGACTGTGATGGTGCACGTCCTGGAGGGGCTGGCTTGGCTCGACAGCTTCTATCTCTCGGTGACCTCCGTGACGACAGTGGGGTACGGGGACTACACCTTCTTGACGATGAAGGGGAGGCTGTTTGCATCAGTATGGCTGCTGGTGAGCACTCTCGCTGTCGCCAAGGCCTTCTTGTATCTGACCGAGCTCAGGATTGAGAAAAGGAATCGAAGGACTGCAGAGTGGGTGCTCAAGAGGAAGATGACCGCGGGAGATCTGATGGCAGCAGACCTGGACAATAATGGATCCATAAG CAAATCAGAGTTTGTGATCTACAAGCTCAAGGAGATGGGGAAGATCTCAGAGAAGGACATCATGTTAATCTGCAACCAGTTTGATGAACTCAACGCTGGGAAGTGTGGAAAGATCACGCTGTCAGATCTCGTCCAAGAGTCACCACTGACAAATCCATGGAAGAACAGCTGA
- the LOC135608419 gene encoding uncharacterized protein LOC135608419 yields MANPKPQDLLKYSSLSYKCPTTLPSMSLPLFTPEWLAMEKLPRSQVAKGAFLLLLLFFPFISSSLRTSYLYFLLNILIVALGVEAGFLDAISRHQEEKKAHNTAAAPTAGGAAPVDAANHVAEVVNPRERAPQQKPVGQKSAKVAPGEQTLKRCPSKPSLFFIGGFEGDSAGKEWEEDEEEEEEEAGELSKQELFAKAEAFIGNFYMQLKMQREESWNKIQGLYHRAF; encoded by the coding sequence ATGGCTAATCCTAAGCCTCAAGACCTTCTCAAGTATTCATCTTTGTCCTATAAATGTCCCACCACGCTTCCATCCATGTCACTACCACTGTTCACACCTGAGTGGCTAGCCATGGAGAAGCTGCCCAGGTCGCAAGTGGCGAAGGGGGCGTTCCTTCTCttgctcctcttcttcccctTCATATCCTCGTCCCTGAGAACCTCTTACCTCTACTTCCTTCTCAACATCCTTATTGTTGCTCTAGGTGTCGAGGCCGGCTTCCTCGACGCCATCTCCAGGCATCAAGAGGAGAAGAAGGCACACAACACCGCGGCAGCTCCCACCGCCGGAGGTGCTGCACCCGTTGACGCAGCTAACCATGTGGCTGAGGTTGTCAACCCGCGTGAACGGGCTCCGCAGCAGAAGCCGGTGGGGCAGAAGTCCGCGAAAGTTGCGCCGGGAGAGCAGACGCTCAAGCGCTGCCCCTCCAAGCCGAGCCTTTTCTTCATCGGTGGATTCGAGGGAGACAGTGCGGGTAAAGAgtgggaggaggacgaggaggaggaggaggaggaggctggaGAGCTCAGCAAGCAGGAGCTGTTTGCCAAGGCGGAGGCTTTCATTGGCAACTTCTACATGCAGCTGAAGATGCAGAGGGAAGAGTCGTGGAATAAGATTCAAGGGCTTTATCACAGGGCTTTCTAG